The Mycosarcoma maydis chromosome 12, whole genome shotgun sequence nucleotide sequence ATCTGAACGCTACCTTCCTACGTGGTGTACAGCAGACCGACGAAAACGGTGCTTCGCAGTTCCAAACCATCTTCCCGGGACACTACACGGGCCGAACCACGCACATTCACGTGGTAGCGCATACCAACGCTACGCTTCTCGCCAACAACACACTTGCCAGCTCGGCCACAGGAGGCGCGATTCACATTGGCCAGCTCTTCTTCGACCAAGATCTCATCAGTCAGGTTGAAGCCATCGAGCCGTACGccagcaacacgcaaaACGTCACCACCAACGCAGATGACTTTATCTTTGTAGAGGAAGCCGCCAACCAAGGTTCTGACCCGATCGTCGAGTACGTCTGGTTGGGTAGCTCGGTGCAGGACGGCATCTTTGCTTGGGCAACAATCGCAGTTGATGTTGGCGCTAACTATACCACGCAAGCAGCCGTGAGCTATACGGACCATGGTGGAGTGACCAATCAAGGTTCCCAGACTCCTGGTATGGGCATGGGTCGAGCTCCTCCTTCCTAGATTCATCTCTGCAGCTCGCCCGAGAGAGTTGCGGTCGGATAGCCCGCTCAAGTGGCTCCTGCTTATATTTTGTTTCGGACTCGAACGTTGACTGTATACGATCGCATTCGTTTTTCACCGACATGACACGAAGCCATTGTAGACCTAGCAGCGCTAATCGTAAGCAATCTCATTTCGCCATTCATCATCAACATAGCAGATCCGAGCCAGACCCACTGCTTGAAGTCAAAGTGTTGCGTCCGGATCAGATGACGGCCAGAACAATGTTACGGATGGGTGAGCCAGATTTTCAGGATTGTGGGTGAACAATTGTGCCTGTGAAGTTGTCGATAGCTGTGATCTTGGTCTGCATCGGCTCGTCTTAGTCGTAGTCGTAGTAtccgcagcagctcaagtAGAACTTTGTGCGGTAGACGATCTTGTCTCCGGGCAGCACACTGACCGACTTGATGGTCCAGAActtgtcgtcgctgctccaACTCGCTTGCATCACTTTAGTGTCGAAATGCATGTGAGAAGCAATGTGTACTGATCGGCAACACTGTTGAGATACTCGAGAATCTCGCGAGTCCCAGCAATCGCGCGACCTTGCCGCGATTAGAACGTTTGCAAGTCCGAGTCGGAACGGATGCCCGGATACTTGAACAGATCCCAAGATCCACCAAGCGCATGTCGACCTTCGAGGATGGCGTACGACAGGTGCGGAAACGAGTCGGTCCAGCGACCGGCTGCGTTGATGCGCTAACTCCCAGCACCGACGACCAGGACATCGTAGATGCAGCTCTTGTCGGCACCATCTTTTCGGCCGTGGTTCTGAATGGATCCCACAAtgcatcaagctcgtcacAAGATGCTTGACACGCCAAACGAGACACGCTTCGAGGAAAGAGAGGCGATCCAGTCCACGACTGCGATGCAATCGTTGACAAGGCATTGACGAGTGATAAAGTCCGGGACTGGATGTGGCCAGCTCGGGTTCTATATACATTTGGCCACCTGGTCTCATAGTGCCACTCGAGCACATAACCTCAGCCGTGAGCTCCGCCAtagctcgagcttgcatgGCTGATGATCTCCGGAGCATTATTCACTCGAGACCAACGATACGTTGCAAATGATACAAAGTAGTGATCTGATGTGTGTGGGGCGCAAGAGATCCGGtaacaagcacgaaggaACCGCTCAATCTCTTGCCTACAAATACTGTAGGTGTCCACCAAAGTCGGCCTCCATCAATCCTCAAGAACCCCAAGTTACCGCCGAATCGGTCAGAGATGAGGTCATGTTGCCACCAGCGTTCACATGGCTGTTCATCCGGTGCTAGCCATCTGTACCGGGAACAAGTCACGAACGTAAACTGCCATGTCCTGCCGTTGTCGTATGgtgtattcgtgattcacgattgatggTGACAGGAAACCAGACACGGTCGAGGGTCATGGGTCGAGGGTCGAGTTTTTCGCTGTTAGGGCGGACGTTTTTAACAACCAGACACTTGAACTGACTCACGTGACCGATGAGCCGCGGTAGAACCGTCAAAACGCTTTGCTGAGAACGATTGACGACGGTCCAACTTGTCCTTCGACGCTCATCATCAGTCAACTCCTCGTGGCTCGGCCGTCGCAGAGACCAACGACATGGcgccgaggaagaagaatccggcgatcaagtcgagcgGTACCACGTCGTCCAAGgcgtcgccgctgccggACTGGGTCAAAGGTGGAGGCCCCAAACCACCTCCCTCTTACAccaaagctgccaagcagcagcaaacacAATCGGCGGGCAATGACACAGCTATATCGGCTACAGGgtcctcctcttcttcttctccggttgctgctgcttcttccgctggtggtggtggcggtggcggtcAAGGACAGCCGAGAGAAATGCTCTTCCCACCTGGCAGCAAGACCCCCCTCAACATGCTGTACGAAAGGGTCAACAAGCTGCCAGGATGGGAGAAACCCATCGTTGAACCACGCAGGCACAAGCAAGGCTACAGCTGTGCTGTGACGCTGAAAAAGGTCAACAAGAAGGACGCCTCGAATCCGTTTACCGTGACGTTTGAACCCAAGGAACCCACGCTGCGACTCGAATGCCAGTCCAGCTTAGAGGCCAAGCATTGGGGTGCCACCTACGCCCTGTTTCGCATCTTCAACCACCTCTCGCTCAACCTTGCGCTCCCACCAGGACCTAGAGAGTACTGGGTCAAGATGGAGGCTTACAAAAAAACAGCACCTAGTCACCAGGACTGGATGTGGGCGTCGGATCCTttcgaagcagcagcaaagagGGACGCAGAAAAGGCGAAGAAGGAGCAAGACAAGCTCGCAGCGGCAGATGCAGCCAGCAGAGGCGAGGTGAGCATCATCAatgccaagctcaacggAGCAGCCAAGCCGCTCAGCAAAGCGTGGCAGGAAGCCAAGGAGGTGCGACTAGCCAGTTCGTTGCGAGAAAAGATCGAAGCCACCATTCGTAGAGCGATGAGCATATTTCCTTCCGCCAGCGCTGCACcgctcgatctcgttgaAGAGGACCAAGATGCCGACACAGCAGCGCCAAATTCTACACCCAacatcgatgctgccggTCTGGAGAAGGAGCTCACATCGTACGGCTTTCGCCGCGGGCATGCACGCAGCGCCATCTCTTGGCTCACCTCAGCGCGCATCGCGCTCAGCAATccatcgagctcctcgacaacagctgcagcattGGTAGATCCGATGctcgcttcggctgcttcgctGGCAGACCGCGAAGCTGCGCTCGAATACCTCATGCTCTACACCCCCGAAGAGGATCTGCCGGCGAGATTCAAGCCAAGCACCACATCGGAAAGCTTTGTCACCTCGTCGAAAGCTGGTGCAAGTGGAGATGCGCTTGCAGTTGGTTGGGCTGTCGACAAGTTGTCCAAGCAGGCCGGCTTACCCAGAAAGGCGGTCCAAGCTGTTTTCAAGCggatcgctgctgcagaacATGAGCGAAACGTCGAGCTGCCGAGACTGGTCAAAGAAGGTCTGGCGCTGGAAATGATGCTCCGTCAGATGGCGGGCTGGGACTCgccagcgcaagcagaagAACAGTGGACCTCGGATGCGATCCTCGATGCGGTGTTGTTCTTTCCGACCAGAGTCAATGATGCAGACAAGgaagagatcgagatcAAAAGAGCCGACGAACGCATGGCTGTCGAGGCTGTGCTGGGCGATGATCGTGTGGTGGTCCCTAGTGAGCACCAACGGCTCGGCGTGCAAGACTACGACGTTACCATCGCTGGACCTGGCACGTCGGTCGGTGGAACAGAAGACGTTCGACTGCGTATCTCGTCGCATCCGCAAGCGCTCTATCCGTTGGCTCGCGACAAGACGCACGCGGTTGCTCTTCCCGCATTCTGCGTGGTATCCAAGACGTTACCGTCCTACCTCAAGCTTGCACTCACCCAGCACTTGCTTCGCGCCTTCCAGGGCGACAACCGGAGGATGGACTGGTAcgatgccatcgaggcgGGTGATGGTGGTATTGTGTTGAGCCTGGTCGAAGAGTTGGAGAGCATGTGGTCCAAGATGATCGACGATCCTCctctgctcagcagcgtGATGCAGTACCTCGTTGGTCCAGATTCTGCTGAATCCAGTGTGGAAGCTACACCGGAGACATCTCGAGCCGCTACACCCACAGGCCCATCCAGGATAGCCAATAAGCGCCGAACCGGAGGAGGGAGAGCCTTGCGACGTGATGCCGAGGTCGACGCACAACTGCAACGCCAGCAGAGGCAGTTGCACACGTCTCCGAGCTACTccaagatggacgagaCGCGTAGATCGCTGCCtgccgcttcggctgccCGTGAGATCTTGGGGCTGATCCGTTCGAACCGTGTGGTCATCATTGCAGGCGAAACGGGTTGTGGTAAGACAACGCAGGTGCCGCAGTTCATCCTGGACGAAGCGATCGAagctggacgaggaagcgagTGCAACATTGTAGTCACTCAGCCACGACGTGTGAGCGCCATCGGTGTCGCATCGCGTGTCGCGGTGGAGCGCGGCGAAAAACTGGACGGCAAAAAGAAGGCCGTGGCGCCTGGCAGTCTGGTAGGCTATGCGATCCGCGGCGaacgtcgagcatctcgcgAATGCAGGCTGCTGTTCACCACGACAggagtgctgctgcgacgaCTGGGCGCGGGTGGAGACACGGACCTGAAGGGCATCTCACATGTCGTGGTGGACGAAGTGCACGAGCGCAACGTGGACTCGGActttttgctgctcgagttGCGCGAGCTGCTGAGACGCAACAGCAGGATCAAGGTGGTGCTGATGAGTGCCACGATCAACCAGGAGACGTTTGCAAGCTACTTTGGTAAAGCACcgtgcatctcgatcccCGGCCGCACGTTCGCTGTCGAGGATCACTACTTGGAAGACATTGTGCAGCAGAGCGGGTTCCGACCTTCGGGCAACGAGTGGCGCGGTAGCGCGCGAGGtggcaagcagatcgagcaagagaTAGGTCAGCTGCGAGCGCATCTGCAAGCGCAGGGTGTAGACGAAGAGACATGCAAGGCGGTGGAGAGCCTCTCTCGGTCTGGAGGGAGAATCAGCTACGAGCTGCTCGGAGCGGTGGTGCGGTACGTGGTAGAACGAGCCGAGAACGAAGAGCTCAGCGGCGCTGCAGATGGCGATGTTGGTGGAGCGATCCTCGTATTCTGTCCTGGTGTCGGCGAGATTCGACAAGCGATCGATGCCATCACGACGTCGGTACGTGGGCAGAGCAAGGTGGAAATCCTGCCGCTTCACGCGAATCTAtctgccgacgagcagcgccgCGTCTTCCAGCCGGTGGGAGCAGGCCGTCGCAAGATTGTTGTCTCGACAAATGTCGCCGAGACGTCGATCACGATTCCTGATGTGTCGTACGTGGTGGATACAGGGAGGGTCAAGGAGACGCGCTTCGAACCGGAAAGTGGACTGACGCGCTTGGTGGAATGCTGGGCATCACGAGCCGCGTGCAAGCAGCGACGCGGACGTGCTGGACGTGTGCGAGCTGGAGAATGCTTCCGGCTGTACTCGCGGTATGtggacgagaagaagatggcagcgcagcagacgcCCGAGATGCGACGCGTACCGCTGGAATCGCTTTTCCTCGAGGTGAAATCGATGCgcgaggacgaagacgtcAAGGAGTACCTCAACAAGGCATTGGACccgccgagcttggcgtcGATGGACGCAGCGCTGACCAACTTGATCGAGGCGGGAGCGCTGCAGTCGGATCGAGGATACAAGAGCCGGCTGACCTCGCTAGGCAAACACCTGGCGCAGTTGCCTTTGGATCTGCGcttggccaagctgctgatCATGGGTACAATCTTTGGCTGCCTGGGACCCATGTTGACGGTGGCGAGCATCATGTCATGCAAGCCGCTCTTCAATACGCCATTTGAGAAGAGGGAAGAGGCGAGCAAGGCGCGAGCAAGTTTTGCCGCTGCAGGATGCCGAAGCGACTTGCTCGCAGACGCTGCAGCGTTCGAAGAGTGGCAGACGATGCGAGCCCAACGGAAAACGAATGGCGAGATCCGAGAATGGTGCGAAAGCCACTTTATCTCGCAGTCGTCGCTGAGGGACATCCAGACGAACCGATTGGACCTACTCTCGCATCTGCAAGAGATGGGCTTTGTGGCCCCAGACTACAGTGCGTTTGGCGtgtacgacgacgagaggTACGACATGAACGCGCAGCATGCAGGAGTATTGCGATCAGTGATTCTGGCGGGACTGTGGCCAGCGGTGGTGCGTATCGATGTGCCATCGGCCAAATTTGATCAGTCGTCGAGCGGTACCGTGCAGAGGGAGGCGGAAGCTCGGCAGGTCAAGTACTTTGATCGCAACGGCCGCGTGTTTTTGCAtccgtcgtcgacgctgttcAGCTGCAAAGGGTTCGAGTCGTCGTACCTCACCACGTTTGCCAAGAGCTCGACTGGAGCTGGAGCGGATTCAAAGGTATACTTGCGCGATGCGACCGAGGTGCCGCTGTttgcgctgttgctgtttggtggcaagctcaagatTAACCACTTTGCAGGAGGGATCGGTATCGGATCGAATCAAAGCGGTGGCGATGCCAAGGACGAGAATTGGGTTCGACTGCGTGCCAATGCTCGAATCGGTGTGCTGTGCGCTCAGCTGCGACGACTGCTGGATGCGGTGCTCGACCACGCTATCGATGAACCGCAGGACATGTTTGCAGTGCCGGGATGCAAAGACGTGCTCTCGGTGATTGGCCAGGTGCTTCAACGTGATGGTCTTGCAGCGTGAGGTACAGCAGTCATTGCTCAAATTTCATAGCGTCGCATTGGGCCTTTATTCTATAGAATGCTTTACAAACAAACACGTGCCAAGGATATGACTGTACTGCACTGACGCATACAGCAGCGATTCTAGACTTGGGATGATGGTCTCGAGCAACGTCTATCTATGTCCACCcgctgtcgatggcgagTCGAGGGGACGCATCGGTCATCGGGCAAACATCGGTCGATTCGGACCGATCGACATCGTGAGTGAATCACATAGAGCCACACGCTGTGactcagtcgtgagtgtgactGTCACTGTCACTGTCACTGTACACACGTGacaagcaatcacgaatcatgaatcgctTCACACTGTCACAGAGTGAGTAGAGTGTGACCTATCGGAAATTCAACgtccgattcacgattcaattcacgattcacgattcgggATTCCGTTTGTCGAATTTCTCCACAGCCATCACAGCCACAGCACAGCTGCTCAGTGCGATCGGCGGCGGATCGCGCAAGATGGCTTGTGCTTCCAGGAAggcagtcacagtcacgagtcacgagtgagtcagtcagtcagtcagcCAGTCACTTGGACCCTGCGATGATATCACGTTTTGGTCCATCGGATCTGCCTATCTCGGATGGCCCTTGCTTTTCCTCCTGCTgccatcaccatcgtcgCCTCTTTTCGTGCGACACCACCTCCTCGATCACTCGATCGGTCGGATCTATCCGGCAGGGACCGCTCATCCCTCATCGCACATCCCTCATCGTCCACCGTCTACCGTCCACCGCGCACCGCCCGCCATGGCTATCTCGAAAAAGGCTGGCGCCAAAAAGGCTGGCGCTGTTTCCAAGCCTCCCCCTTCCAAAGGTGCTTCATCCAAAGGCGGCGTTGCTAAGGCGGATTGGAGGGAAGGCTTCAAAAAGGCACAGGCTGGTGTCTCGGACATGACCTTGCTCTCCAAGGTCACCAACGAGGCCATCAACGACAACCTCCAGAAACGCTTCCAGAATGCAGAAATTTACACCTACATTGGCAACGTGCTCATCTCGGTCAATCCCTTTcgcgatctcggcatctACACTGAAGACATCCTCCAGTCCTATCGTGGCAAGAATCGTCTGGAAATGACGCCACACGTGTTTGCCATTGCAGAAGGCGCCTACTACAACATGAACGCTTACAAGGAAAACCAGTGTGTCATCATCTCGGGCGAGTCTGGCGCAGGCAAGACtgaagctgccaagcgcATCATGCAGTATATTGCTGCCGTCAGCGGTGGCTCCAATTCTGGCATTCAGGACGTCAAGGACATGGTGCTCGCTACCAACCCGCTTCTCGAAAGTTTCGGCTGTGCAAAGACGCTCCGAAACAACAACTCGTCCCGTCACGGCAAGTATCTTGAGATCATGTTCAACGCACACGGAGAGCCGATCGGCGCCAACATCACCAATTACCTCCTAGAAAAGAACCGCGTCGTCCAGCAGATCCACGACGAGCGCAACTTTCACATCTTTTACCAGTTCACCAAagccgccaccgccacgCATCGCGAAAATTATGGCATTCAAGGGCCCGAAGCCTATGCCTACACCGCCAACAGCCAGTGTCTAGACGTCAACGGTATCGACGACCACGCCGACTTTCGCGAAACCATCAGCGCCATGAACACCATCGGCCTcaccgccgacgagcaggacAACATCTTCCGCATGATCGCCGCCATTCTCTGGATCGGCAATGTCCAGTACGTCGAGAACCAAGAAGGAAACGCCGAGATCTCGGATCCAGGCGTACCCGACTTTGTCGCCTACCTTCTCGAAGTTGATGCAGGCAACGTCACCAAAGCCTTGACCCAACGCATTATGGAGACCCAGCGTGGCGGTCGAAGAGGTTCGGTCTACGAGGTGCCACTCAACCCTACCCAAGCTGCCGCTGCGCGAGATGCTCTCGCCAAGGCCATCTACAACAACATGTTTGACTGGATCGTAGAGCGCATCAATCAGTCCATGAACCCCCGCACGCAGAGCTCCAACGTCATCGGCGTTCTCGACATCTACGGCTTCGAGATCTTTGACAACAACTCGTTCGAACAACTCTGCATCAACTATGTCAACGAAAAGCTTCAGCAGATCTTCATCGAACTCACCCTCAAAAAGGAGCAGGAGGAATATGCCTACGAGCAGATCCAGTGGACGCCGATCAAGTACTTTAACAACAAGATCGTCTGCGACCTCATCGAGGAGAAACGCCCTCCCGGCATCTTTTCGGCGCTCAACGACGCCTGCGCCACCGCCCACGCCGACCCCACCGCTGCCGACAACTCTTTCATCCAGCGCACCGGCATGCTCTCCTCGAACCCACATTTCGACTCTCGTGGCACCAAGTTCCTCATCAAGCATTACGCCGGCGATGTCATGTACAACGTTCAAGGCATGACcgacaagaacaaggacTCGCTCCTCAAGGACATtctcgaccttgtcgaCTCGAGCACCAACTCCTACCTGCAAAAGCTCTTCCCCGACCGTCCCGATCCCAACAGCAAAAAGCGTCCTCCCACCGCTGGTGACCGTATAAAGGCGAGCGCAAACGCGTTGGTCGAGAATCTCATGCGAGCGCAGCCTTCTTATATCCGCACCATCAAGCCCAACCAGAACAAGAGTCCCACCGAGTACGACAGCCAGGCCATCCTGCACCAGATCAAGTACCTCGGTCTGCAGGAGAACATCCGCGTCCGACGAGCCGGTTTCGCGTACAGAAACACGTTTGAAAAGATGGTCGAGCGCTTCTACCTCTTGTCGCCCAACACGTCGTACGCAGGCGAGTACACCTGGCAAGGTGACGCTCGGAGTGGCTGCGAGCGCATCCTCACCGATACCGGCATCGCGCGCGAAGAGTGGCAGATGGGTGTCACCAAGGCGTTTATCAAGAATCCCGAGACGCTCTTTGCACTCGAGACCATGCGCGATCGATACTGGCACAACATGGCTATGCGCATTCAGCGCGCCTACCGCAACTACCTGCGCTACAAGGAGGAGTGCGCTCGGCGGATTCAGCGCATGTGGAAGAACAACAAGGAAGGCTTGCAGTACATCCAACTCCGAGACTATGGTCATCAGGTGCTTGCCGGCCGCAAGGAGCGCAGGCGCTTCAGTCTGCTGGGCTTGCGTCGTTTCATGGGTGACTATCTCGACGTTGGTGGGGCTAACGGCAAGGGTGGAGGAAGCGCCGAGGGACAGATGCTTCGTCAGGCAACGGGTATGGCGGCTGGAGAGGCAGTCGCTTTCAGCAGCCGTGCTCAACTACTTGTGTCGCGTCTTGGTCGTTCCAGTGTTCGAAGTCCACGCTTCCTGATCCTCACCGACAAGGCTGTTTACATCTTGGTCACCCAGCTCGTCAACAAGCAGGTCTCCACCACGTGCGAAAGGCGCATCAATCTGGGCGCCATTTCCGCAGTGGGGCTGTCCAATTTGCGCGATGACTGGCTGgtgctcaacgtcaacaACGCCGAAGAGGCCGACCCAATCTTGCACTGCTACTTTAAGACGGAACTCGTCACGCATCTGCTACAGAGGACCAACGGCGCCATCAATGTGATTGTCTCGAACAGTCTCGAGTActcgaagaagaagggcaaAAAGGCGCAGATCACATTCAGGAAGGACGAGACGGTGCAAAAGGATGACGTGTACAAGAGCAGTGCCGTCTCGGTGTGCTCTGGTGAGCCTGCCAACAGCGTGTCGAGGCCAGcgcccaagaagaagcctGGTCTGGTTCGACCGATCACCCAAGGAAAGCTGTTGCGCGCTGGAGGTCCGTCGAACGCTAACAACAAGCCCAAGCCGCGTGCCATTCCTCGCTCCACGCCTACTCCGGCCAAATTGCCTGGGAGTGGGGCTGCCGGTACAGCTCGTCCGGCTGCGGCGGTTGGTTCTGCGAGTGCTGGTGCCGGTGTCGGTGCGACTCGTTCGGCTCCacgaccaccacctcctcctccgGCAGCTGTTGCACCTTCTGAGCCTCAAGTTGCACGCTACAAGGCGCTGTACGTGTTTGCTACCGAGAATGCGGGCGAGATGGCGCttgacaaggacgacgtGGTCGAAGTGACGCAGAAGGATGAGACGGGTTCAGGCTGGTGGTtggtcaagaagaacgGGGTTGAAGGCTGGGCACCGTCCAACTACCTCGAGTTGATCGTCCAAGCTGCGCCCAAGCCGAAGGCGGCGCCAGCGCCTCCTGTcaagcgagcagcaccagtGGCTCCCTCGGCGACCACGGCGAGCCAGCGACCTGCTGTAGCTGCCAAGCCTGCATTTGGTGGAGCGGCTGCTGGCGTTGTTCAGCCCAAGCCAGTGGTCAAGACTACGCCGGCTGGCGGCAAGCCGCACGAACGAGCTGCGGCAGTGCAAGCGGATGCGGCGGCGGCACCGGTATCGGTGATGCCTGGGCTGGGTGCACCTGGTGGATTTGCGGCTGtgctggccaagaagaaggccgAGAAcgcggctgcagctgcggctgcgggGGCGGGTGCAAATGGTAAGGGAGCAGGTGCACCGCCAGCGGTAGCTGCGAAGCCGGTAGTGGCACCGAAACCTGCGGGTAGTAACGGAAGGGCTATGccgcctcctccgccaCGTCGATAGATTGGAATGCAATGCAAAGGTAGAGGCTGTATACTTTGGTTTGCGACGGATCAACACAAAGCGCAagatgattcgtgattgtgagCTCGCAGCGGTGGCCGGTACAGGGCACGGGATGTTTGAGCGACGAGTGCGGCAGATGCGCATGCTTGATCGGCGAGCGTAAGAAGCATGGTCTGG carries:
- a CDS encoding myosin 5, whose amino-acid sequence is MAISKKAGAKKAGAVSKPPPSKGASSKGGVAKADWREGFKKAQAGVSDMTLLSKVTNEAINDNLQKRFQNAEIYTYIGNVLISVNPFRDLGIYTEDILQSYRGKNRLEMTPHVFAIAEGAYYNMNAYKENQCVIISGESGAGKTEAAKRIMQYIAAVSGGSNSGIQDVKDMVLATNPLLESFGCAKTLRNNNSSRHGKYLEIMFNAHGEPIGANITNYLLEKNRVVQQIHDERNFHIFYQFTKAATATHRENYGIQGPEAYAYTANSQCLDVNGIDDHADFRETISAMNTIGLTADEQDNIFRMIAAILWIGNVQYVENQEGNAEISDPGVPDFVAYLLEVDAGNVTKALTQRIMETQRGGRRGSVYEVPLNPTQAAAARDALAKAIYNNMFDWIVERINQSMNPRTQSSNVIGVLDIYGFEIFDNNSFEQLCINYVNEKLQQIFIELTLKKEQEEYAYEQIQWTPIKYFNNKIVCDLIEEKRPPGIFSALNDACATAHADPTAADNSFIQRTGMLSSNPHFDSRGTKFLIKHYAGDVMYNVQGMTDKNKDSLLKDILDLVDSSTNSYLQKLFPDRPDPNSKKRPPTAGDRIKASANALVENLMRAQPSYIRTIKPNQNKSPTEYDSQAILHQIKYLGLQENIRVRRAGFAYRNTFEKMVERFYLLSPNTSYAGEYTWQGDARSGCERILTDTGIAREEWQMGVTKAFIKNPETLFALETMRDRYWHNMAMRIQRAYRNYLRYKEECARRIQRMWKNNKEGLQYIQLRDYGHQVLAGRKERRRFSLLGLRRFMGDYLDVGGANGKGGGSAEGQMLRQATGMAAGEAVAFSSRAQLLVSRLGRSSVRSPRFLILTDKAVYILVTQLVNKQVSTTCERRINLGAISAVGLSNLRDDWLVLNVNNAEEADPILHCYFKTELVTHLLQRTNGAINVIVSNSLEYSKKKGKKAQITFRKDETVQKDDVYKSSAVSVCSGEPANSVSRPAPKKKPGLVRPITQGKLLRAGGPSNANNKPKPRAIPRSTPTPAKLPGSGAAGTARPAAAVGSASAGAGVGATRSAPRPPPPPPAAVAPSEPQVARYKALYVFATENAGEMALDKDDVVEVTQKDETGSGWWLVKKNGVEGWAPSNYLELIVQAAPKPKAAPAPPVKRAAPVAPSATTASQRPAVAAKPAFGGAAAGVVQPKPVVKTTPAGGKPHERAAAVQADAAAAPVSVMPGLGAPGGFAAVLAKKKAENAAAAAAAGAGANGKGAGAPPAVAAKPVVAPKPAGSNGRAMPPPPPRR